Genomic DNA from Methanomassiliicoccales archaeon:
GCTCCGGTCATAACCACTAGACCACAGCCGCTTGAGCGCCTTGAGCTAATCCCCCGCGCGTTGATAAACTTTTCTTGCTGGCGTGGTTGGAAAGGGGAGGGCTGAAAGGCAGGCCATGATGCCCGCCAAGAGGATCACTTTATGGTTTCCAGCTGACTGATGATGTTCCAGATCAACGTCCGTCCGTGCAAGGGAATGTTAGGGTCGTTGGCCAGGTCATCGAGGATGAATATCGCGCTGGCGGCCCTGACGTCCATGGCCTCTTTCGTCTGCAGCAAGCGCTCCTTCGCTGAGGTGGCGCCACGTCTGATGTTCCTGGGCACCGAGGTATCTTCGGCCAGCTGGTCCAGCACCTCGATGATCTGCCTCAACCTCGAATCCGAATCCATGATCTCACCTGATCGGTCATATGACCGTGTTACTTCCCGTTCTCCTTGGAGCCTTCCGGCTCGAACTTCAGGTCGCCCCTCTCCTTGAAGGTGGAGACGACCATCAGCGTCTTGCTGTCCTTCACGCCGGGGATGCTGGAGAGATCATCGACACCAAGAATCTCTTCAATTGATTGTAGTTTTGAACCTTGACCTTCGCCACGATGTCCGTGTCGCCGGTCACCAAGAACACATCCTCGACCATTAGATAGCCTGATATCCTCTCCGCGATGCGTTCTGCGTCCTTGGTGTCCACCTTGAGGTTGACGAGCGCCGTTACCTGATCATCGCCGTAGTAGGTGGAGATGACCTCCTCATATTCCAGTTTCTCGTTGTCTTGCACTCGAATCCCTCCATTTCATCGCGATGAGGTCCCGTGGTTCCCGGAGCCTCATGCCTAGACCGATTGGGCCAGGCGACGCAACCTTCGCTACGATGTTCGCCGACCGATCACACGGCGGTCTCGAATTCCTCTTGCAGATCGATGATGACTTGTTCCAGCACCTCTTCGAAGCTGGAACTGCGGTATTCCCGGAGACCGCCCAGGTCGCTCTGGACGCGGGCGATGTATGTGTTATTGTTCTTCAGGAATTCAACGTTGCATAGGGTCTCTTCCATCCATCATCACCTTTAGCCATGTCCCCGCGAAGGTTGTAGACAACCGGCGAATACACGGTTCAGTATTTAATGATTCGTCAAGACGCGGAGGTGCCCCAGAAACCTAGCCAGATATGAGAAAAACCAGGCGCTAGGACGGGTTCCCTACTCATCCTCGATTACGAAGGCACCAGGCGCTTCTCGAGGTAGAAGGCATCCTTTCCTTGGCCATAGTAGTCCGGAACGTTCCCCTCGATCTTGAAGCCGAAGTTCAGGTAGAGGTTGATGGCCGGGACGTTGACCATCCCCACCTCCAGGGTCATCTTCTTGGCTTGTTTCTTCCTTGAAAGAAGTTCCATGCGTTGAAGCAAGGCCTTGGCGACGCCTTTTCCTCGTTGCTCCGGCATCACCGCGATGGAGATGATGCGCGTGCTCCAGTTCTTCTCCTCCTCGAAGAGCATGGAGTAGGCGACAATCTCCTCCATATTCTCAACCACGATCGTGCTCACGTCCTCCTCCAGCAGCAGGACCTCCACCAATCGACGGCTGAACCCCTGCTTGCCGAAGCACTCCTGCTCTATTCGCATGAGGTCCTGCAGGTCCTTGACGTCGCCTTCGCGGAACATCACGGCTCCCAGAACCGACCTGCGTTTTCATTAAGCTATGTGCTGGTGAGCCAGCAACTCCGCCGGAGCAACACCACCGAAAGGAAAAGATAGCCGGAAGTAGTTGGTGCGAGGGATGACGCTGCCAATGACCATCGGCCAGGTGCTCTCCTCTTCCATCCCGGGGGACGAGGTCGTCATCCGCGGTTGGATCTATCGTACTCGGAGCTCGGGCGCCATCGTCTTCGCGGTGGTGCGCGATTCCACAGGCATCATACAGGTGACGGCCAAGAAAGGTATCCTTCCGGACGCAGAGCTGGAAGGGGCCAAGGCCGCCCTCATCGAATCCTCTGTCATCGTCACGGGCAAAGTGGCCGAGGACAAGCGCGCCCCCGGCGGAAAGGAGGTCCGGGCTTCCTCCTTCATCATCGTCGGCACGGCGAAACCGTTCCCCATCACCGAGTACCAGAGCGAGGAGCTGCTGCTAGACAACCGGCATTTGTGGATCCGCTCGCGGGAGCAGAACGCGGTCATGAAGGTGAAGGCCTCGATCATCGATGGTGCCCGGGAGTGGCTGAAGCAGAACGGCTTCACCGAGGTCACTCCTCCGATCCTCACCCAGAACGCCTGCGAGGGCGGGGTGACGCTCTTCAAACTGAAGTACTTCGATCGCGAAGCATATCTGAGCCAGAGCGCGCAGATGTATCTGGAAGCGCTCATCTTCTCCCTGGACAGGGTGTATTCCCTGACCCCTTCCTTCCGGGCGGAGAAGTCCCGCACCACCAGGCACCTGACGGAGTACTGGCATCTGGAGCTGGAGGAGGCCTGGGTGGACAACGCCGGCAACATGGAGATCCAAGAGCAGCTCGTATGCGCCATGGTGGAGAAGGCTCTCAGCGAGCGCAGAGAGGAGCTGAAGCTGCTTGGTCGGGACCCAGACACGCTGAAAGAGGTCCGTCCCCCGTTCAAGCGCCTGCGCTATTCTCAGGTCATCGACTTGCTCAGGGGGCAAGGCTTCGACCTCTCCTTCGGATGCGATCTGGGAGCGGTGGAGGAACGCGCCGTGACAACGGAAGAGAAGTTGCCGGTGTTCGTGACCAACTTCCCCAAGGAGTGCAAGGCCTTCTACATGAAGGAGGACCCGGACGATCCAGCCACGGTCAAATGCGCGGACATGCTCGCTCCCGAGGGCTACGGTGAGATCATCGGAGGCAGCGAGCGCGAGACCGAACTTGCCAACCTGATCTCCCGCCTGGAATGCCAGAGCGTTCCCCTGAGCACTTACGAATGGTATCTGGACCTGAGGCGCTTCGGCTCCGTGCCGCATTCTGGTTTCGGGCTGGGAATCGAAAGGGTGGTGCGCTGGGTGTGCAAGCTTGAGCACATCCGCGATGCGATACCGTTCCCGCGCACCGTGGCCAGGGTGTACCCCTAGGCCAGATGCCTGGCGAGCTCCACGTAGACCTCGGTGGCCCGCTCCAGCTTGAAACGCTCCACGTACTCATCGTCCGCGTGGGCCATGTTCATTCCCCCCGGGCCGCAGACGATGATGTTGGGGTTCTGCGCTGCGTAGACTGGGGCTTCAGTGGCATATGGCACAACGATCAGGTCCGCTCCGGTCAGCTCCTTCATGGTCAGGGCGATCTCGCATTCCGGGTCCGCCTCGTACGCCTCCAGCTCATAGAGCATCTGGATGTCGTAGTTCTCGCCCATGAGCTGGTCCATGATGATGGTCCTTACCTTGCGATAGGTCAGAGGAGTGGGGAATCGGGCATCGATCTCCACGTCGCAGTGGTCAGGAACGACATTGCTCTTCGTCCCGCCTTTGATTATGGAGACGCACAAGGTGAGATCCTCCGCCTGGATCTCCGGGATATGAGGCAGCTGGGAAAGCTTCTCCAGCACCCGACTCATCTTGGTGATGGCATTGTCGCCTAGCCAGGGTTGGCTGGCATGCGCGGCAGTGCCATGAGTGATGAGCCGAAAACGGGAGATGCCCTTCTCTTTGTACGCGGGCAGCAGATCGGTCGGCTCGCCAATGATCATGCCTTTCGATTCCCAGAGGAGGTCCAGCTCGGAAAGAGCTCGAGCACCGGTCATCTTGTCCTCCTCGTCGGTGGTGAGGAAGATCGAGAATGGGACGTCATCGCGCACCAGTGCCTCGGAAGCGTGCAGCATCGCCGCCACCGCTCCCTTCATATCCGCCGATCCGCGGCCATAGATGCGGCCGCCTTCGACCTCGCCCTGTTCCCGCGTCCACTTGTTGCCGATGGGCACGGTGTCCAGATGGCCGGAGAAGATCGCTCCCCCTTCGCCGTTCGTAGCGCAGATGGCCGGTAGGCTCCTCTCGCCATGCAGACCCACGTCGAGGCCCAAATCCTCGAGCCAATTGATGGCGAACCCCGCGATCTCGGCCCGGTCGTGATGCGAGTGGCTGGGCAGCTCCAGGAGCGCGCGCAGCGTGTCCACCACTGAACCGGATGGCCTCTTTTCCATGTTCCTCAGCTCGAACCGTCATTTCTTGATGAAGGGCGCGGACGTGACCCTGGCCACATGCCGATCGTCCCGGATGACCACTTCCACCTCCGTGCCCAGCTGGTGGTAGGGCGGCCTCACATACCCCATGGCGATGCCCTTCTTCAAACATGGCGAGAGCGTGCCACTGGTGATATGGCCGACCGTATCATCCTCGTGCATAAGCTCATAGCCGTGACGGGGGATGCCCCGGTCCAGCATCTCCAGGCACACCAGGCGAGGGTAGTCGTCCGCCTCCTTCTGCTCTAGCAGTTGCGCTTTGCCAATGAACTCGTGCCCGAACTTGATCACCCAAAGGGGGCCGGTCTGCATCGAGGTCTGGCCGCCGTAGAAATCGGTGCCGGAAAGAAGGTAGCCCATCTCCAATCTGAGGGTGTCCCTCGCTCCCAAGCCCGCAGGCTTCAGGCCGTGCTGCTCTCCTACCCGGAGCAATATATTCCATAGGGGCACGGCGGATGAGCTTTCGACCAGGACCTCGAAGCCGTCCTCCCCCGTGTAGCCGGTGCGGGAGATGTAGCACAGCTCGCTGTAGTCGCCCACCGTTCCCTTGGTCCCTGGTCGACATTGCCTGACGATGGTGTCGCACAAGAAACCGGATTGCTGGAAGCCTTCTACCAATCCTCTGGCATCCGCCCCTTCGGCGAAGACATCCACAAAGGCGCCGGTGAAATGCTTCATCTTGCTCAGGTCGTGGAAGGTGAGGTTCTC
This window encodes:
- a CDS encoding UPF0147 family protein — its product is MDSDSRLRQIIEVLDQLAEDTSVPRNIRRGATSAKERLLQTKEAMDVRAASAIFILDDLANDPNIPLHGRTLIWNIISQLETIK
- a CDS encoding Lrp/AsnC ligand binding domain-containing protein, which encodes MQDNEKLEYEEVISTYYGDDQVTALVNLKVDTKDAERIAERISGYLMVEDVFLVTGDTDIVAKVKVQNYNQLKRFLVSMISPASPA
- a CDS encoding N-acetyltransferase, with translation MFREGDVKDLQDLMRIEQECFGKQGFSRRLVEVLLLEEDVSTIVVENMEEIVAYSMLFEEEKNWSTRIISIAVMPEQRGKGVAKALLQRMELLSRKKQAKKMTLEVGMVNVPAINLYLNFGFKIEGNVPDYYGQGKDAFYLEKRLVPS
- a CDS encoding glycine cleavage system protein T → MKRTPLYDAHVGLGARIVPFGGWDMPLQYTSIIDEHVAVRKAAGMFDVSHMGDLIIRGKGAKELIRRLLTNDIDDMPVGKAMYGHLLDEDGIIIDDLIVCHWIQDEYLMVPNAATTQKVLAWVRSKADGQEIIDVSDRLACIAVQGPKAIDVLENLTFHDLSKMKHFTGAFVDVFAEGADARGLVEGFQQSGFLCDTIVRQCRPGTKGTVGDYSELCYISRTGYTGEDGFEVLVESSSAVPLWNILLRVGEQHGLKPAGLGARDTLRLEMGYLLSGTDFYGGQTSMQTGPLWVIKFGHEFIGKAQLLEQKEADDYPRLVCLEMLDRGIPRHGYELMHEDDTVGHITSGTLSPCLKKGIAMGYVRPPYHQLGTEVEVVIRDDRHVARVTSAPFIKK
- the asnS gene encoding asparagine--tRNA ligase, which gives rise to MTLPMTIGQVLSSSIPGDEVVIRGWIYRTRSSGAIVFAVVRDSTGIIQVTAKKGILPDAELEGAKAALIESSVIVTGKVAEDKRAPGGKEVRASSFIIVGTAKPFPITEYQSEELLLDNRHLWIRSREQNAVMKVKASIIDGAREWLKQNGFTEVTPPILTQNACEGGVTLFKLKYFDREAYLSQSAQMYLEALIFSLDRVYSLTPSFRAEKSRTTRHLTEYWHLELEEAWVDNAGNMEIQEQLVCAMVEKALSERREELKLLGRDPDTLKEVRPPFKRLRYSQVIDLLRGQGFDLSFGCDLGAVEERAVTTEEKLPVFVTNFPKECKAFYMKEDPDDPATVKCADMLAPEGYGEIIGGSERETELANLISRLECQSVPLSTYEWYLDLRRFGSVPHSGFGLGIERVVRWVCKLEHIRDAIPFPRTVARVYP
- a CDS encoding M20/M25/M40 family metallo-hydrolase encodes the protein MEKRPSGSVVDTLRALLELPSHSHHDRAEIAGFAINWLEDLGLDVGLHGERSLPAICATNGEGGAIFSGHLDTVPIGNKWTREQGEVEGGRIYGRGSADMKGAVAAMLHASEALVRDDVPFSIFLTTDEEDKMTGARALSELDLLWESKGMIIGEPTDLLPAYKEKGISRFRLITHGTAAHASQPWLGDNAITKMSRVLEKLSQLPHIPEIQAEDLTLCVSIIKGGTKSNVVPDHCDVEIDARFPTPLTYRKVRTIIMDQLMGENYDIQMLYELEAYEADPECEIALTMKELTGADLIVVPYATEAPVYAAQNPNIIVCGPGGMNMAHADDEYVERFKLERATEVYVELARHLA